The Thermomonospora amylolytica sequence CGTGCTCACGCTGACCAGCGGTGCCGTTCAGGTGATCCGTACCGTGACCGCCAACCCGGAACTGCCGCCGGAGACCGGCATCCGCATCGCGTCCGGAGTCAACGGCTCGCAGGCGCTGACCCTGTCGGTCGCGCCCGCCCCGGAGGCCGGCGACGAGATCGTGGAGAAGGAGGGCGCCCGCGTGTACCTGGAGGCCGGGGCGGCACTGCTGCTGCAGGACAAGACCCTGGACGCCCAGGTCGACCCGCAGGGGGACGTCGCGTTCACCATCGGCGACGACCCCGGCACGCCGGCCTGAGCACCCGGCCCGAGGACCAACCGTCCGGGGGTGACGGCCGTCCGCCCGGACGACCGTCACCCCGGCGTGCCTCCACCACGGTCAGGGCGTGTAGCCGGGGGCCAGCCTCCGCCACGGGTGCGCCTTCTCCAACTGGGCGGCCAGGCCCAGGATCAGCGCCTCGCCGCCCGGCGCGGCCACGAGCTGCACCCCGATCGGCAGGCCCGCCGAGCTGATCCCCATCGGGATCGACGCCGCCGGGTACCCGGCCAGGTTCCAGGCGGCGGTCATCGGCGCGTACGTCAGCGCCGACAGCACGCTGCGCAGCCAGGACCCCTCGCCGCCGGGCCGCGCGGGCGGGGCCTGCCGGGCCAGCGTCGGCATGACCAGGATGTCGCGGCGGTCGAACAGCGGCGCCACCGCCTGCCGGAACCGCTCCCGGTCGGACCCGGGACCGCCGTCGCGGGGCGGCCGGACCCGCTGCGCGATCCGGCCCGCACGGGCGTGCTTGCGGGTGCGGGACTCCAGCAGCGGGTCGTCGCGGAACGGCTCGGCGTCCATCGCCGGGTACGCCAGCCAGCGGCCCAGCACCGCCGGTCCCGCCCACAGCGGATAGTCCGGGTCGTCGCGCCGCACGTCATGGCCCAGCCGCACCAGCTCCCGGCCCGCCGTGCGGACCGCCGCCACCAGCTCCCGCCGGATCGCCACCCCCGGCGCGGGCGGCCGCACCGACAGCGCGATCCGCAGCCTGCCCGGCTCGGGCGGCGCGGCCAGCGCGGGATCGCCGGCCATCACCGACAGGGCCAGTGCCGCGTCGGCGACGGTGGTGGCCAGCGGCCCGTTCTCGGACATCCCGCCCCAGCTGTCGTGACCGATCTCCGACGGCACCACCCCGAACCCCGGCTTGATCCCGAACAGCCCGCAGTTGGCCGCCGGGATCCGGATCGAGCCCGCCCCGTCGTTGCCGTGCGCCAGCGGCACCAGGCCCGCCGCCACGGCCGCCGCCGCCCCGCCCGACGAGCCGCCGGGGGTGCGGCTGGTGTCCCACGGGTTGCGGGCCACCCCGAACGCGTTGTCGGTGAACGGGTAGATCGCCAGCTCCGGCAGGTTGGTCAGGCCCACCACCACGGCCCCGGCGGCGCGCAGCCGCGCCACCACCGGATGGTCGGCCGGCTGCGGGGAGTCGTCGGTGGCCAGCGAGCCGTTGCGCATCGGCTCGCCCGCCACCGGCACGTTGTCCTTGATCGCCACCGGCACCCCGGCCAGCGGCAGCTCCGCCCGGTCCGGGCGCGCGTCGATCTGCTCGGCCTCGGCCGGCGCCTTCGCCGTCCGCACCTTCACGAACGCGCCCAGCTCGCCGTCCAGCTCCCGGATCCGCTCCAGATGCGCCGCGACGACCTCGCGTGCCGTGACCTTCCCCGCCTTCACCGCCGCCGCGATCTCGCTCGCGGTCCGCCCAACCCACTCGCTCATGGGCCGAGTGTGCCACTCACTCCGGGAACGACGGATGCGGCCCCATGGCCCAGTACTCGAAGAGCCCGTATCCCACGTGGCCGTCGTACTCGATCATCCCCGCCCGATCCGGGTAATGATCACGGCGAACGTCAGCTTCTCGGCTTGGCGGGCCGAGCTTGCAGCTCTGGCCCGTACCTGGCGGGTACGGGTCAGGCCGCGTCGTCGGCAGCGTGACTCACTGCTCGGCCCGCCGCACCGCGTTGGGCGATGCTGCGGGCCGCGTTCACGTCGGCGTGCTCAGCGAAGCCGCACGACGTGCAGCAGAACGTGGCCTGGTCGGGCCGGTTCTTGCGGGAGATGTGGCCGCACGCCGAGCACCCCGAACTGGAACGTGTTCCATCCCGGGCGGGCGGACCCGTCAATGCCCGGTCCCGGGTACGTGAAAGCATCGAGGCGGAAGGAGGAGCGCATGAGGCTGACCAAGCTGGGACACGCCTGCGTACGGCTGAGCAAGGACGAGGGCACCCTGGTGATCGACCCGGGCGGGCTCACCCCCGAGACCGACGCCCTCGACGGCGCCGACGCCGTGCTCATCACCCACGAGCACTTCGACCACTTCGACGAGGACCGCATCCGCCGGGCCATGGCCGCCGACCCGGGACTCAGGCTCTACGCGTCCAGGACCGTCGCGGGCAAGCTCGCCGACCTCGGCTCCCGCGTCACCGAGACCGGGGACGGCGACTCGTTCACCGTCGCCGGCTTCGAGGTGCACGTCCACGGGGCCGAGCACGAGATCCTCGACCCGGACCTGCCGCCCATCCCCAACACCGGGTACCTGGTCGACGGCGAGGTCTTCCATCCCGGCGACGCGCTGACCGTCCCGCCCGTGCGGGTGCCGACGCTGTGCCTGCCCGGCACCGCGCCGTGGATGAAGGTCGCCGAGATGTACGCCTACGTCAAGGAGGTCGCCCCCGAGCGGGCGTACGTCATCCACGACGGCATCCTCAACGACGTCGGCATCTC is a genomic window containing:
- a CDS encoding Fe-S cluster assembly protein HesB is translated as MLTLTSGAVQVIRTVTANPELPPETGIRIASGVNGSQALTLSVAPAPEAGDEIVEKEGARVYLEAGAALLLQDKTLDAQVDPQGDVAFTIGDDPGTPA
- a CDS encoding transposase, translated to MLSRTRDRALTGPPARDGTRSSSGCSACGHISRKNRPDQATFCCTSCGFAEHADVNAARSIAQRGAAGRAVSHAADDAA
- a CDS encoding MBL fold metallo-hydrolase, which codes for MRLTKLGHACVRLSKDEGTLVIDPGGLTPETDALDGADAVLITHEHFDHFDEDRIRRAMAADPGLRLYASRTVAGKLADLGSRVTETGDGDSFTVAGFEVHVHGAEHEILDPDLPPIPNTGYLVDGEVFHPGDALTVPPVRVPTLCLPGTAPWMKVAEMYAYVKEVAPERAYVIHDGILNDVGISIMENHVGNAAAKAGDRDYRRLEPGESVTLG
- a CDS encoding amidase, which produces MSEWVGRTASEIAAAVKAGKVTAREVVAAHLERIRELDGELGAFVKVRTAKAPAEAEQIDARPDRAELPLAGVPVAIKDNVPVAGEPMRNGSLATDDSPQPADHPVVARLRAAGAVVVGLTNLPELAIYPFTDNAFGVARNPWDTSRTPGGSSGGAAAAVAAGLVPLAHGNDGAGSIRIPAANCGLFGIKPGFGVVPSEIGHDSWGGMSENGPLATTVADAALALSVMAGDPALAAPPEPGRLRIALSVRPPAPGVAIRRELVAAVRTAGRELVRLGHDVRRDDPDYPLWAGPAVLGRWLAYPAMDAEPFRDDPLLESRTRKHARAGRIAQRVRPPRDGGPGSDRERFRQAVAPLFDRRDILVMPTLARQAPPARPGGEGSWLRSVLSALTYAPMTAAWNLAGYPAASIPMGISSAGLPIGVQLVAAPGGEALILGLAAQLEKAHPWRRLAPGYTP